In Candidatus Binataceae bacterium, the genomic stretch ACTAACCGTGATGAAGACAAGATCAGGAGTCTCGACGAGCCAAGAAACCAAAGGTTTCGCGCTGATCACCGGTGCTTCATCGGGCATCGGCGACCGCGAGGACGACGGCGCTGGCGCGTCTCGGTCGAGGACGTCCTTGAAGCAGGAAGAGGGTGAGCTCGAATCCGGCACCGAGTCTCGTGATGGCGCAAGACAGGTCGATCGTGGCGCTCTGCTGGGCGCCTCCACGGCCGCGGCCATCGCGATCGGCGTCCTGGAGACGCCACTTATTCGATAGCAGGCGAAACGCAAACACGGTCACGAACCAGCGGGACCGCAGCCAAGCAAGGAGTTCCGGATGCCTTCCGATATGTCTTCCAATCGCGGCGTGGTTTACATAAAGCCAGGCAAGGTCGAGGTTCAGAAAATCGCCTTTCCAGTCTTCCGCAATCCTGCGGGCAAGGAAATCCATCACGGCGTCATTCTCAAGGTCGTGTCGACCA encodes the following:
- a CDS encoding alcohol dehydrogenase catalytic domain-containing protein, which encodes MPSDMSSNRGVVYIKPGKVEVQKIAFPVFRNPAGKEIHHGVILKVVSTNICGSDQHMVRGRTTAPAGMVLGHEITGEVIEKGR